A genomic window from Populus alba chromosome 19, ASM523922v2, whole genome shotgun sequence includes:
- the LOC118058179 gene encoding disease resistance protein RPV1-like: MVVFLLFLNIFLFVYIWRFIIRSRHVSPSPSTPSTLTTAQPQVIKYHDVFLSFRGEDTRVGFTSHLHAALKRKQVPTFVDDQLVRGDEISASLLRTIEEAKLSVIVFSANYASSKWCLEELAKILERRRNNGQIVIPVFYQVDPSHVRNQAGSFGDAFARLIKKKALAMDKEKSFTDALTDAANLSGWTLRESQLESEFIEKIIGDVLKKLHAMSSSHTMTGLFGIDVRVRKVESLLNMESPDVLIIGIWGMGGIGKTTIAEVVCSKVRSRFERIFVEIFRQQYDLRRSFLSWLLGQETLNTMGSLSFRDSFVRDRLRRIKVFIVLDDVDDLMRFEEWKDLLDGRNSSFGPGSKVLITSRDKQVLSNVVDETYEVEGLNDEEALQLFSSKALKNCIPTIDQMHLIEQIARHVQGNPLALKVLGSSLYGKSIEEWRSALNKLDQDPQIERALRISYDGLDSEQKSIFLDIAHFFVGWWQDQATRILDGFYGRSVIFDISTLIDKCLITTTENWLEMHDLLQEMAFNIVRAESDFPGERSRLCHPRDVVQVLEENKGTQRIKGISLDTSKLSRQIHLKSDAFAMMDGLRFLDFSCQEDKMHLPPTGLEYLPNKLIYLKLHGFPSKSLPPFFNAEHLVELDLCGSKLVKLWTGVKDVGNLREIDLSNCPYLTKLPDLSMAKNLVCLSLVELSKLNRGSVLRKLAIRRCLDMTTCPTISQNMKSLHLAETSIKEVPQSVASELESLYLNDCPEVTKFPDYLEDIEELYLSRTAIKEVPSSIQFLTRLSYLDMNGCSKLESFPEITVPMKSLQSLHLSKTGIKEIPSSSFKHMTSLTALFLDGTPIKALPELPLR, from the exons ATggtggtttttttattgtttctcaatatctttttgtttgtttatatctGGAGATTCATCATACGAAGCCGCCATGTTTCTCCATCGCCATCCACTCCTTCCACCTTAACCACCGCCCAGCCACAAgtaattaaatatcatgatgTCTTCCTTAGTTTCAGGGGAGAAGACACTCGTGTTGGTTTTACCAGCCACCTCCACGCTGCTTTGAAACGGAAACAAGTCCCAACTTTCGTAGATGATCAGCTTGTGAGAGGAGATGAGATTTCGGCATCACTTCTGAGAACAATTGAAGAGGCCAAGCTTtctgtgattgttttttctgcAAACTATGCATCTTCCAAATGGTGCTTGGAGGAGCTTGCAAAGATTCTTGAACGAAGAAGAAATAATGGACAGATAGTTATTCCGGTATTCTACCAGGTGGATCCATCCCATGTAAGAAATCAAGCAGGAAGCTTTGGGGATGCATTTGCTAGACTTATAAAGAAGAAAGCTCTGGCGATGGACAAAGAGAAGAGCTTCACAGACGCTTTGACGGATGCAGCCAATCTATCTGGATGGACCTTAAGGGAGTCTCA GCTGGAGTCtgaatttattgagaaaatCATCGgagatgttttgaaaaaattgcatGCCATGTCTTCAAGTCACACTATGACGGGTCTATTTGGAATTGATGTTCGTGTTAGAAAAGTTGAGTCTTTGTTAAATATGGAATCGCCAGATGTTCTCATTATAGGGATATGGGGAATGGGTGGTATCGGTAAGACAACGATTGCTGAAGTTGTGTGCAGCAAGGTTCGTTCTCGATTTGAAAGAATCTTTGTTGAAATCTTTAGGCAACAATATGATTTGCGAAGAAGCTTTCTTTCATGGCTGCTTGGCCAAGAAACTCTGAACACTATGGGCTCCTTGAGTTTTCGAGATTCTTTTGTGAGGGATAGACTTCGTCGAATAAAGGTTTTTATTGTTCTGGATGATGTGGATGATTTAATGCGTTTTGAAGAGTGGAAAGATTTGCTTGATGGACGAAACAGTTCATTTGGTCCGGGCAGTAAAGTTCTCATAACCAGTAGGGACAAGCAAGTGCTTAGTAATGTAGTTGATGAGACATACGAGGTTGAGGGGTTGAACGATGAAGAAGCTCTCCAACTCTTTAGCTCAAAAGCCTTGAAGAATTGCATCCCCACAATTGATCAAATGCACTTGATTGAACAGATTGCACGACACGTACAAGGCAATCCGTTGGCTCTTAAAGTTTTGGGTTCCTCTCTCTATGGTAAAAGCATCGAAGAATGGCGCAGTGCATTGAATAAACTAGATCAGGACCCTCAAATCGAAAGGGCATTGAGAATTAGTTACGATGGGTTGGATTCAGAACAAAAATCCATATTTCTTGACATAGCACATTTCTTCGTAGGATGGTGGCAAGACCAAGCAACTAGAATATTAGATGGCTTTTATGGTCGGTCTGTAATTTTCGATATAAGCACGCTCATCGATAAGTGTCTCATAACCACAACTGAAAACTGGCTAGAAATGCATGATTTACTACAAGAAATGGCATTTAACATTGTTCGTGCAGAATCTGATTTTCCTGGCGAACGTAGCAGGTTATGTCATCCTCGTGATGTCGTTCAAGTATTGGAGGAAAATAAG GGAACTCAAAGAATTAAAGGCATATCTTTGGACACGTCTAAGTTATCGAGACAGATACACTTGAAATCTGATGCCTTCGCAATGATGGATGGTCTTAGATTTCTCGATTTCTCTTGCCAAGAAGATAAAATGCACCTTCCTCCTACTGGCCTCGAATATCTTCCTAATAAGCTGATATATTTGAAATTGCATGGGTTCCCTTCGAAATCCTTGCCGCCATTTTTTAATGCTGAACACCTTGTTGAGCTTGACCTGTGCGGAAGCAAGCTTGTAAAGCTTTGGACAGGAGTAAAG GATGTTGGAAATTTAAGAGAAATTGACCTATCTAACTGTCCATATTTGACGAAATTGCCAGATCTATCAATGGCAAAAAATTTAGTGTGCTTAAGCCTTGTTGAACTGTCCAAGCTTAACCGAGGTTCC GTTCTCAGAAAACTTGCTATACGTCGGTGCCTAGATATGACCACGTGTCCAACGATTTCACAAAATATGAAAAGCTTACATTTGGCGGAAACTTCAATCAAAGAAGTTCCACAATCAGTTGCTAGCGAGTTGGAAAGTCTTTATCTAAATGATTGCCCAGAGGTGACCAAGTTTCCAGATTATTTAGAGGATATAGAAGAATTATATCTAAGTAGAACTGCTATTAAAGAGGTGCCCTCGTCAATCCAGTTTCTCACAAGACTCAGCTATTTGGATATGAATGGTTGCTCAAAACTTGAGAGCTTCCCAGAAATCACAGTGCCTATGAAATCTTTGCAGAGTCTTCACTTGAGTAAAACAGGTATTAAAGAGATACCCTCATCATCATTTAAGCATATGACATCTTTGACGGCTCTATTTTTAGATGGAACACCTATTAAAGCGTTACCTGAGCTCCCCCTTCGCTGA